In Sphingobium amiense, a genomic segment contains:
- a CDS encoding class III extradiol dioxygenase subunit beta, with translation MARITAGVASSHVPLLGVASDFGKDRDDYFGPIFAGYDWTREWEKAEKPDVVILVYNDHASAFDMKIIPTFAIGCGERYKSADEGWGPRAVPDVEGHPDLAWHIAQSLILDEFDMTIINEMDVDHGLTVPLSMMFGKPEAWPCRVVPLAVNVVTYPPPSGNRCWALGEAIRKAVESFPEDLNVQVWGTGGMSHQLQGPRAGLINREWDNRFLDGLIGESDHLRRIPHIEYLRETGSEGIEMVMWLIMRGALGRKTRALHRHYHVPCSNTAIGHLVLRPDNGEGLDMTGSGVTAVAAE, from the coding sequence ATGGCGCGGATCACCGCAGGCGTGGCGTCAAGCCATGTGCCGCTGCTGGGCGTGGCGAGCGACTTCGGCAAGGACCGGGACGACTATTTCGGCCCGATTTTCGCCGGATATGACTGGACCCGCGAATGGGAGAAGGCGGAAAAGCCCGATGTCGTGATCCTGGTCTATAACGACCATGCTTCGGCCTTCGACATGAAGATCATCCCGACCTTCGCGATTGGGTGCGGCGAGCGCTACAAGTCGGCGGACGAAGGCTGGGGACCGCGCGCGGTTCCGGACGTGGAGGGGCATCCCGACCTTGCCTGGCATATCGCGCAGAGCCTGATCCTAGACGAATTCGACATGACCATCATCAACGAGATGGATGTCGACCATGGCCTGACCGTGCCGCTCAGCATGATGTTCGGCAAGCCCGAGGCATGGCCGTGCAGGGTCGTGCCGCTCGCCGTCAATGTCGTCACCTATCCGCCGCCCTCGGGCAATCGCTGCTGGGCGCTGGGAGAGGCGATCCGCAAGGCGGTGGAGAGCTTCCCCGAGGATCTCAACGTGCAGGTGTGGGGCACCGGCGGCATGAGCCACCAGTTGCAGGGACCGCGCGCGGGCCTCATCAACCGGGAGTGGGACAACCGCTTCCTCGACGGACTGATCGGCGAGAGCGATCATCTGCGCCGCATCCCGCACATCGAATATCTGCGCGAGACGGGCAGCGAGGGCATCGAAATGGTGATGTGGCTCATCATGCGCGGCGCTTTGGGCAGGAAGACGCGGGCGCTGCACCGCCATTATCATGTGCCCTGTTCCAACACCGCCATCGGCCATCTCGTCCTGCGCCCCGACAATGGCGAGGGGCTGGACATGACCGGCAGCGGCGTGACTGCGGTCGCGGCGGAATAG
- a CDS encoding Gfo/Idh/MocA family oxidoreductase, producing the protein MRIALAGAGAFGEKHLDGLENIDGVTVTSIVGRELEPTKKVAEKYGIGHVTTDLDETLARDDVDAVILCTPTQMHAAQAIACMNAGKHVEVEIPLADSWADAQAVLAKQKETGLTCMVGHTRRFNPSHQFVHNRIAAGEFNVQQMDVQTYFFRRRNINAKGEPRSWTDHLLWHHAAHTVDLFAYQAGKIVAAHAMQGPIHPELGIAMDMSIQLKSETGAICTLSLSFNNDGPLGTFFRYIGDSATYIARYDDLVNGKEEPIDLTGVAVSNNGIELQDREFVSAIREGREPNSSVAKVFDCYRVLGELETQLI; encoded by the coding sequence ATGCGTATTGCCCTGGCAGGCGCGGGCGCGTTCGGCGAAAAGCATCTCGACGGCCTCGAGAATATCGACGGCGTCACCGTCACCTCGATCGTTGGGCGCGAACTGGAACCGACGAAGAAGGTCGCCGAGAAATATGGCATCGGCCATGTGACGACCGACCTCGACGAAACGCTGGCCCGCGACGATGTCGACGCGGTGATCCTCTGCACGCCCACGCAGATGCACGCGGCGCAGGCCATCGCCTGCATGAACGCTGGCAAGCATGTCGAGGTGGAAATCCCCCTCGCCGATAGCTGGGCCGATGCGCAGGCGGTGCTGGCGAAGCAGAAGGAAACAGGCCTGACCTGCATGGTCGGCCATACCCGCCGCTTCAATCCCTCGCACCAGTTCGTCCACAACCGCATCGCGGCGGGCGAGTTCAACGTGCAGCAGATGGATGTGCAGACCTATTTCTTCCGCCGCAGGAACATCAATGCCAAGGGCGAACCGCGGAGCTGGACGGACCATCTCCTGTGGCATCATGCCGCGCACACCGTCGACCTCTTCGCCTATCAGGCCGGGAAGATCGTCGCCGCGCACGCGATGCAGGGGCCGATCCACCCGGAACTCGGCATCGCGATGGACATGTCGATCCAGTTGAAGAGCGAGACGGGCGCGATCTGCACCCTGTCGCTATCCTTCAACAATGACGGGCCGCTCGGCACATTCTTCCGCTATATCGGCGACAGCGCGACCTATATCGCGCGCTACGACGATCTGGTGAACGGCAAGGAAGAGCCGATCGACCTCACCGGCGTGGCGGTGTCGAACAACGGCATCGAATTGCAGGACCGCGAATTTGTGAGCGCCATCCGCGAAGGCCGTGAACCCAACAGCAGCGTCGCCAAGGTGTTCGACTGCTATCGCGTGCTGGGCGAACTGGAAACGCAGCTTATCTGA
- a CDS encoding amidohydrolase family protein, whose product MSLIIDCHGHYTVLPKGHDAWREEQKAAYKAGTPCPPYPDISDDEIRETIEANQLRLIRERGADLTIFSPRASTMAPHVGDEGVAKQWAMRCNDLIARVVVMFPETFAGVCMLPQSPKADMANSIAELERCVTELGFIGCNLNPDPGGGHFTHPPLTDRYWYPFYEKMVELDVPAMIHVSGSCNPAMHATGGYYIAADTVAFMQLLEGDLFGDFPTLRFIIPHGGGAVPYHWGRYRGLADMLKKPSLDRHLMNNIFFDTCVYHQPGVDLLADVIDNKNILFGSEMVGAVRGIDPTTGHYFDDTKRYVDALEISDAERHAIFEGNARRVFPRLDAKLKERGL is encoded by the coding sequence ATGAGCCTGATTATAGATTGCCACGGCCATTATACGGTCCTGCCCAAGGGGCATGATGCGTGGCGCGAAGAGCAGAAGGCGGCATATAAGGCCGGCACCCCCTGCCCGCCCTATCCCGACATCAGCGACGACGAGATCCGCGAGACGATCGAGGCGAACCAGTTGCGCCTCATCAGGGAACGGGGCGCGGACCTCACCATCTTTTCCCCGCGCGCATCGACCATGGCGCCCCATGTCGGAGACGAGGGCGTGGCGAAGCAATGGGCGATGCGCTGCAACGACCTTATCGCACGGGTCGTCGTGATGTTCCCCGAAACTTTCGCTGGCGTGTGCATGCTGCCCCAGTCGCCCAAAGCGGACATGGCGAACAGCATCGCCGAGCTGGAGCGGTGCGTCACCGAGCTGGGCTTCATCGGCTGTAACCTCAATCCCGATCCGGGCGGCGGGCATTTCACCCATCCGCCGCTGACCGACCGTTACTGGTATCCCTTTTACGAGAAAATGGTCGAGCTGGACGTGCCGGCGATGATCCATGTGTCGGGAAGCTGCAATCCTGCGATGCACGCCACCGGCGGCTATTATATCGCGGCGGACACGGTCGCGTTCATGCAACTGCTCGAAGGCGACCTGTTCGGCGATTTTCCCACGCTACGCTTCATCATTCCGCATGGCGGCGGGGCGGTGCCCTATCATTGGGGGCGCTATCGCGGCCTTGCCGACATGCTGAAGAAGCCGAGCCTGGACCGGCATCTCATGAACAACATCTTCTTCGACACCTGCGTCTATCACCAGCCGGGCGTCGACCTGCTGGCGGACGTGATCGATAACAAGAACATATTGTTCGGATCGGAAATGGTCGGCGCGGTGCGGGGGATCGACCCCACCACCGGCCATTATTTCGACGACACCAAACGCTATGTCGACGCGCTGGAGATCAGCGACGCGGAACGGCACGCCATTTTCGAGGGCAACGCTCGCCGCGTCTTTCCGCGCCTCGACGCAAAACTGAAGGAGAGGGGACTGTGA
- a CDS encoding NAD(P)-dependent oxidoreductase — protein sequence MEQDIGLIGFGEAGSTFARAGDWRRRACAFDILLPDAAMRSAMDEAGVARADALTEIARAPLILSLVTADQALIVARQAARHLRPGTLYCDGNSVAPQTKQAAAQAIEAAGGHYVDVAIMAPVDPARLTVPLLLSGARAEAAKARLGALGFGNSRIVGDAVGRASSIKMIRSVMVKGVEALTAECVIAARQADVLDEVLASLDASEKARPWHERADYNLDRMMVHGLRRAAEMEEAVRTLDGLGTGSVMTRGTVERQRAIGAMGHRTPPAGLAAKLADIAGGMREHEGAEQP from the coding sequence ATGGAGCAGGACATCGGCCTCATCGGATTCGGCGAAGCTGGATCGACTTTCGCGCGGGCCGGAGACTGGCGTCGGCGCGCCTGTGCGTTCGACATTCTTCTGCCCGATGCCGCGATGCGCTCGGCAATGGACGAGGCAGGCGTGGCGCGCGCTGACGCTCTGACGGAGATCGCGCGCGCGCCGCTGATCCTGTCGCTGGTGACAGCCGATCAGGCGCTGATCGTCGCACGGCAAGCCGCGCGGCATCTTCGGCCCGGCACGCTTTATTGCGACGGCAACAGCGTTGCGCCGCAGACCAAGCAGGCCGCCGCGCAGGCCATCGAAGCGGCAGGCGGCCATTATGTCGACGTCGCGATCATGGCCCCCGTCGATCCTGCGCGGCTCACCGTCCCGCTGCTGCTGAGCGGCGCGCGGGCGGAAGCGGCGAAGGCGCGGCTCGGCGCATTGGGATTCGGCAACAGCCGCATCGTAGGAGACGCCGTTGGCCGCGCATCCTCCATCAAGATGATCCGGTCGGTGATGGTCAAGGGCGTGGAGGCGCTGACGGCAGAATGCGTCATCGCTGCGCGGCAGGCCGACGTGCTCGACGAAGTGCTCGCCTCGCTCGACGCCAGCGAGAAGGCGCGGCCGTGGCACGAGCGCGCCGACTATAATCTCGACCGGATGATGGTGCACGGCCTGCGCCGCGCGGCCGAGATGGAGGAAGCGGTGCGCACGCTCGATGGCCTCGGCACCGGCTCGGTCATGACGCGGGGCACGGTCGAGCGGCAGCGGGCGATCGGGGCCATGGGACACAGGACGCCGCCCGCCGGGCTGGCGGCAAAGCTCGCGGACATCGCGGGCGGCATGCGGGAACACGAAGGGGCGGAGCAGCCATGA
- the ligA gene encoding protocatechuate 4,5-dioxygenase subunit alpha encodes MITEDPRHQDIHEYLAEFEDIPGTRVFTAKRARQGYHINQFAMSLMKAENRERFKADERAYLDEWPLSEEQKQAVLARDYNKCLDLGGNVYFLSKLFSTDGIPFAEAVSTMTDMSFPEYREMMMKGGRSPEGLRSIKEKR; translated from the coding sequence GTGATTACCGAAGACCCCAGGCATCAGGACATTCACGAATATCTTGCCGAGTTCGAGGATATTCCCGGCACCCGCGTCTTTACCGCCAAGCGGGCGCGGCAGGGATACCATATCAACCAGTTCGCGATGAGCCTGATGAAGGCGGAGAATCGCGAGCGCTTCAAGGCGGACGAACGCGCCTACCTCGACGAATGGCCGCTCAGCGAAGAGCAGAAGCAGGCGGTGCTGGCGCGCGACTATAACAAATGCCTCGATCTGGGCGGCAATGTCTATTTTCTCTCGAAGCTGTTTTCGACCGACGGCATCCCCTTCGCCGAAGCGGTCAGCACCATGACCGACATGAGCTTTCCCGAATATCGCGAGATGATGATGAAGGGCGGCCGTTCGCCCGAGGGGCTTCGGTCCATCAAGGAGAAACGATGA
- a CDS encoding LysR substrate-binding domain-containing protein, with translation MQADQFNIRYLAAMAAIVEHGSVSKGARAVNLTQPAVTQGIAKLERQLGVALFDRVPGGMEPTPAARLFTPRAEVALRLIGSNRVTAAQVRAFVALARTGSYAAAASLLGLSEPSLHRAVADLGLALGMRLSERRGRGVVLTQGGAALSRRLRLALAELRQGLEELAALRGQESGRIVVGAMPLSRARLLPASIAAFRRAYPHIDISVMEGSHAELVGPLRDGDVDFMVGALRGEAIGQELTEQPLFEDRPTIFARAGHPLSQGWTADDLRACPWILPPEGTPLRRLWEEMFAALGGALPRVPIECGSVMTVRQLLLEGDYLTLLSVDQLQVELDGGVVADIGPAPGEISRTIGITTRVDWRPTRSQQHFMAMVGQAARDLAS, from the coding sequence ATGCAGGCCGACCAGTTCAACATCCGCTATCTCGCCGCGATGGCTGCCATTGTGGAGCATGGCAGCGTCAGCAAGGGCGCGCGCGCCGTCAACCTGACTCAGCCCGCGGTGACGCAGGGCATCGCCAAGCTGGAGCGTCAACTGGGCGTGGCGCTGTTCGACCGTGTGCCCGGCGGCATGGAGCCGACACCCGCGGCCCGGCTGTTCACTCCGCGCGCCGAGGTGGCGCTCCGCCTCATCGGCAGCAACCGCGTGACAGCCGCACAGGTGCGGGCCTTCGTGGCGCTCGCGCGGACGGGCAGCTATGCGGCGGCGGCGAGCCTGCTGGGCCTGTCCGAACCTTCGCTGCACCGGGCGGTCGCCGATCTGGGGCTGGCGCTCGGCATGCGGCTGAGCGAGCGGCGCGGGCGCGGCGTGGTGCTGACGCAGGGCGGCGCGGCCCTGTCGCGGCGCCTGCGGCTGGCGCTGGCGGAACTGCGGCAGGGGCTGGAGGAACTGGCCGCACTGCGCGGGCAGGAAAGCGGGCGGATCGTCGTCGGCGCAATGCCCCTCAGCCGGGCGCGGCTGCTGCCTGCCTCCATCGCCGCATTTCGACGCGCATACCCTCATATCGACATTTCCGTGATGGAAGGGTCGCATGCCGAACTGGTCGGGCCGCTGCGCGATGGCGACGTGGACTTCATGGTCGGCGCGCTGCGGGGCGAGGCCATCGGGCAGGAATTGACCGAGCAGCCCCTGTTCGAGGATCGCCCGACCATCTTCGCCCGGGCGGGCCATCCGCTGTCGCAGGGATGGACGGCGGACGATCTGCGCGCCTGCCCGTGGATATTGCCGCCCGAAGGGACGCCGTTGCGGCGGCTGTGGGAGGAAATGTTCGCGGCGCTCGGCGGCGCCCTGCCGCGCGTGCCCATCGAATGCGGATCGGTCATGACGGTGCGGCAGTTGCTGCTGGAAGGCGACTATCTCACTCTGCTCTCGGTCGACCAGTTGCAGGTCGAACTCGACGGCGGGGTGGTGGCGGACATCGGGCCTGCGCCGGGCGAAATCAGCCGGACCATCGGCATCACGACACGGGTCGACTGGCGGCCCACCCGGTCGCAGCAGCATTTCATGGCGATGGTCGGACAGGCGGCACGCGACCTCGCTTCGTAA
- a CDS encoding nuclear transport factor 2 family protein produces the protein MTPDQRRAIEQDCARLIALYANRNDAARWHEVAMLYAPEGRMARPTAPDEWIEGRDAILAAFLARPPRATRHVCSNIVIDVLSPVEAVGESAMLLFTGDPAPKVGSFHDRFILTGEGWRFAERRGSLLF, from the coding sequence ATGACCCCGGACCAGCGCCGCGCCATCGAGCAGGATTGCGCCCGCCTCATTGCGCTCTACGCCAATCGGAACGACGCGGCGCGGTGGCATGAGGTGGCGATGCTCTACGCGCCGGAAGGGCGGATGGCCCGGCCCACCGCGCCCGACGAATGGATCGAAGGACGCGACGCCATCCTCGCCGCTTTCCTCGCCCGGCCGCCGCGCGCGACGCGCCATGTCTGCTCGAACATCGTCATAGACGTGCTCAGCCCCGTTGAGGCGGTGGGCGAGAGCGCAATGCTGTTGTTCACCGGCGATCCCGCGCCTAAGGTCGGTTCCTTCCACGACCGTTTCATCCTCACCGGGGAGGGATGGCGGTTCGCGGAGCGGCGGGGCAGCCTGCTTTTCTGA